A genome region from Streptomyces sp. S4.7 includes the following:
- a CDS encoding CGNR zinc finger domain-containing protein — protein sequence MTTGVGSYEWRFDSGRLCLDLVATGEPAPKGFDEQPRTDGAGLLGRWLTGSGLVPAGTPLTGVDTAWVRRFAELRDCVGQLVRAEIDGRYAAAALERVNTIAAGAPPGIRAVREPGGALVRALSDEPECGALLAAVARDTVDLLTDPVARARLRQCEGDSCRRVYLDTSRGRRRRWCSSEVCGNRERVARHRRRAAVTRA from the coding sequence ATGACTACGGGCGTGGGCTCGTACGAGTGGCGATTCGACTCCGGGCGCCTGTGCCTGGACTTGGTGGCCACCGGGGAACCGGCCCCGAAGGGCTTCGACGAACAGCCACGGACCGACGGCGCCGGACTGCTCGGCCGCTGGCTCACCGGCTCCGGTCTGGTGCCGGCGGGTACCCCGCTGACCGGCGTCGACACCGCCTGGGTCCGGCGTTTCGCGGAACTGCGCGACTGTGTCGGTCAGTTGGTGCGCGCGGAGATCGACGGGCGGTACGCGGCGGCCGCGCTGGAGCGCGTCAACACCATTGCCGCCGGAGCCCCGCCCGGCATCAGGGCCGTACGCGAACCGGGCGGCGCACTTGTCCGGGCGCTGAGCGACGAGCCCGAATGCGGCGCGCTGCTCGCGGCCGTGGCCAGGGACACCGTGGACCTGCTGACCGACCCCGTCGCCCGTGCGCGCCTGAGGCAGTGCGAGGGCGACAGCTGCCGCCGGGTGTATCTGGACACCTCGCGCGGGCGCCGTCGGCGATGGTGCTCCAGCGAGGTGTGCGGCAACAGGGAGCGGGTCGCCAGACACCGCCGCCGAGCGGCGGTCACCCGCGCCTGA